The genomic segment GATCAGTACTACATAAACCATGTGAAATACTGGTGTCAAGGATTAGTTTGGGAAGTATGTTCTTATGTAGTACGTACTGACCATCCTAAGAGCAGTGGTAAGACCTCAATATCTGATGACATCAACAAGAGAATCTTCACCGTGACCATGACTGACCTGGCGTCATGCGACTATGGGAATTACAGGTGTGTTGTGGAGATCAATGGAGGAACAGATTTCATGATACAAAGGTTCTACCTGTCTGTCACTCCAGGTAAGATCCCTTCACTGCTTGTATCTAGTAAAGTAGAATGAATCATTCCTAGACAGAGCTATACTGTACATGTAGTTAAAACAAGATTATATTTTGTGTCATGATGGAGTAACAGAACTAAGATTGTGATGCAAGttacattcttcaagaatcaatggcaaTATATAATTATTATGAATTTGAATAaccaaaaatggatgtaccaatcaCAGAATGCAGCTTGAAGGAATTTGTAAGGAGGCTGTTGTAAAAGCACTTTTGCTCCTCTGAATTCTTGTTTTTTACCTGTGTTCAGGTACTCCAGAACTCTATGTGGAACAACAGGAAGTGACTGGAGTAGAAGGAGGGAGTGTCACTGTCCGTTGTTACTATAGTAACTCTGGAGATATGAAGTGGTGCAGGATGGGTGGTGATTGTGTGAGTGGGTATTCTGGGACTTTACATGGAACATCAGTGACATTAACGCGGACTAGTGATGCCAACAACAGAAAAGCCTTAACAGTGACTATGAGTGGACTGAAGATGGAGAACACTGACTGGTATTGGTGTAGAGTTGGAGAACTAGAGATGCCTGTTCACATCACTGTCAGTCAACAAACTGCAACACAGAGAACCTCTAAGATGACCTCAAGTTAGTAGATCAATCACATACTTTATGATCAATGTGATTCACTTTGTTTTATCCACTGGTATCATCTGGAACTAATTGTAATATGAACTATGAATGTGATGTTGCTATACAACCTGACTATCTGGTTTACCATTAACTTCATTGATGATATTGTTGTTTTACCTCACAGCAACCCAAGATCCAACCCCTCAACAACCCTCTGCCTCTCCAACTGCTGAGCCTGTTCAGACTGACAACACAAGTCAAGGAGATGAGGGGAACATGGAGGAAGTCCACCAGAGGTTATTATCACTCCTTCAGATGTTTTATCCCACATGTTGTTAGATAATATGAACTCAGAGAAACATTACAATTCCATCATACACTACAACAGTTAATGCTAACCAAACACCCTCCCTAAATGCATATAGAGACTGTTATCACTTCCTCCTGGTTAGAACATCTCTGTGGTTGCCTTGTGAGAAGTAGCAGCATTATTGTTTTATACTCTCTCATTTGCAAGGACAagttgcacacacacaaaaaacattaTTTGTATAGTAATAATCTCAATAATAATCATATCATCTCTTCATTTGCATGGTCAACTTCCACACATGTGAATAGATAAATAATTGTTCCACTTATCATACAAGTTGTTAACTTTTCACAAATTATACATTTATAATGAtctattttaattgtatttttaattCAAGTTCGTATATGTAATCCATCAGGTCCATAGATGTGAAAGTCCTACTCATCTCCCTGGGCAtgttggtggtggtgacagctggtATCCTAGTAACATGGAAGATGTGGAGAATGCCTAGTAAGTAGTCATTTTATGTGAATATAAAAAGGAGAATAGTTTAGAAAATACTAAATGTATTGGTATTGTGACCAACAGTATATTTCTTGCCTGTGATTCATCTTGAATGACAGAAAATACTTGGAGGAATTGTCTTTAAGAAACCCATTCAGAGGTATTATTGTACTATAACAAACTCAGAAGTTACtgacatctccctctctttattcCAGAGGACAATAAGGCCAAGGACCAGACAACTAACAACTCAGTGGTAGGATACACTTCtttaattgtattattttcaACCATCTGCAAATCTGTTCTTGATTTGGGATCATCTACCATTTGACTCCAGTGTTACCTGTTCAGTTGATTATCATTGAGTTGACATAAAAGGTCCCATATTCTAACTGAACCCAAGCTCTTACAGTGCTCAATATGTTGAAAAATGTTGTGAATACTGTCAGTTCACTAAATATACACCTGACTGCATCATATCAGTGGAAAggtgcagcgtgagtagagttccacaaaAACAACAgcgaataaacaaacgtaaagttCGTAGTGCACATAGCACTAAACCAAAACGAAACAATATCCCACGAACGCAGGTGGGAAAAGGAccacactaagtatgatccccaattagaggcaacgatcatcagctgcctccaattgggaaccatactcacaccAACATAATACaagactagaacaccccctagtcacgctctgAACTATTGCACCATAGAGAaccccaagggctctctatggtcagggcgtgacaggtaatTAATGGggttggggtgatcagtccttggttccagataatggggaatatgccagagctgaggaagGTGTTAAAGTGTTTACGGATAGCCAGGATAGATTTGtgttctgtatattttatcattaaATTTAGGATAGCATCAACCCCACTGGCCTTTTTGTTTgtagggtttgtattttgtcctgtagatcatttaatgtaattggagaatcctgTGGGTTTAGAACCAaccagattggagaagtggtttattcaaacatctctgttttggatagataactcatCGTGTTGctgtttgtttagagttttccaatGTTAAATGGTTTTTCCAAATctaagtggttagattctatggattcttcaattaccttgagctgatttctgacgtgctgttccttctttttctgtagtgtatttctgtcCAGGAAATTGTtgagaagggattgaatttgtctTGCCTAATTGTTTTATGGTAGATTTCCACAATActttccatctatagcatttcttaatattattcaggtCCTTTGGccttgatgcctcatgattgagctcAGCCCTGTTCAAGTAGAGTGttattttgctgtgatctgataggggtctcagcactactgccaagagatgagctataggtgtaaataccgtaggagtcccctcgaaacCTACCATTTACTATGTACATTCCCATTGTCCGACAGACCTGCAAGAAatgtgacccatttttgttggttatgttgtcgtagttgtgtctaggAGGACAAAAGGTAAATCTACACTATAACAGTATAACAACACATTTTTGTTATTTGGGTCTCTCTCTACCAACAGGATCCATTTCCTGAAGCTGATGATGATGTCACATACAGCACTGTCATCCTCCAGCACAAGACCCAACTAAAAGGACAGACCAAGGTAAAGCTGTTCTACTGGTTCTCCACAGCTAGTATGTTATCAGAAACAACAGTAGGTGATTGTTTCCTCAGTGTTAATATAGTCATGGTTACATCACCATTATAGCTGTAGGCCTAATATATCAACTTTATGTTACATATCACAATTATAACTGTCTACACTTTTAatttctgttacggctttcttccgtcgaaggagagtcggaccaaaatgcagcgtggttaaatcgagacatctttaatgacgataaatacgaacaatacaaaaacaacaaacggaaatgtgaaaacctatacagcctgtctggtgacaactaacacagagacaggaacaatcacccacaaaacacacagtgaaatccaggctacctaaatatggttcccaatcagagacaacgagaatcacctgactctgattgagaaccgcctcaggcagccatagactatgctagacacccctactcagccacaatcccaatacctactaaaaccccaatacaaaaacacaacacaaaataaacccatgtcacaccctggcctgaccaaataaatatataaacacaaaatactaagaccagggcgtgacagaaccccccccccccccccaaggtgcggactctcggccgcacactaaaacccataggggagggtccgggtgggcgtctgtccacggtggcggctccggctcgggacatggaccccactccaaccaagtcttagtccccctgtaacgcgtcctctgattggcgaccctcgccgccgacctaggcctaataaccctcaccaaggaccccactggactgaggggcagctcgggactgaggtagaagttcgggactgaggggaagctcgggactgaggggaagctcgggactgaggggaagctcgggactgaggggtagctcgggactgaggggtagctggggactgaggggaagatcagcactgaggggaagctcagcactgagaggatgcctagtaccgagaggaagcccagtactgagaggaaactcaggcaggtagtaggctctggcagatcctggctagctggtggttctggcagatcctggctgactggcggatcctggctagctggtggttctggcagattctggctgactggcggatctggaagatcatggctgactggcggatcctggctgactggcggatct from the Oncorhynchus kisutch isolate 150728-3 linkage group LG4, Okis_V2, whole genome shotgun sequence genome contains:
- the LOC116374040 gene encoding polymeric immunoglobulin receptor-like isoform X2; translation: MALHLSLLLLLLLLVYRISAGKVGYVSVQTGGSITFPCSYDQYYINHVKYWCQGLVWEVCSYVVRTDHPKSSGKTSISDDINKRIFTVTMTDLASCDYGNYRCVVEINGGTDFMIQRFYLSVTPGTPELYVEQQEVTGVEGGSVTVRCYYSNSGDMKWCRMGGDCVSGYSGTLHGTSVTLTRTSDANNRKALTVTMSGLKMENTDWYWCRVGELEMPVHITVSQQTATQRTSKMTSTTQDPTPQQPSASPTAEPVQTDNTSQGDEGNMEEVHQRSIDVKVLLISLGMLVVVTAGILVTWKMWRMPKDNKAKDQTTNNSVDPFPEADDDVTYSTVILQHKTQLKGQTKSAEPDDNVVYSSLALQVTTQRAAAHQ
- the LOC116374040 gene encoding polymeric immunoglobulin receptor-like isoform X1 encodes the protein MALHLSLLLLLLLLVYRISAGKVGYVSVQTGGSITFPCSYDQYYINHVKYWCQGLVWEVCSYVVRTDHPKSSGKTSISDDINKRIFTVTMTDLASCDYGNYRCVVEINGGTDFMIQRFYLSVTPGTPELYVEQQEVTGVEGGSVTVRCYYSNSGDMKWCRMGGDCVSGYSGTLHGTSVTLTRTSDANNRKALTVTMSGLKMENTDWYWCRVGELEMPVHITVSQQTATQRTSKMTSTTQDPTPQQPSASPTAEPVQTDNTSQGDEGNMEEVHQRSIDVKVLLISLGMLVVVTAGILVTWKMWRMPKDNKAKDQTTNNSVDPFPEADDDVTYSTVILQHKTQLKGQTKSAEPDDNVVYSSLALQVTTQQRAAAHQ
- the LOC116374040 gene encoding polymeric immunoglobulin receptor-like isoform X3, which produces MALHLSLLLLLLLLVYRISAVGYVSVQTGGSITFPCSYDQYYINHVKYWCQGLVWEVCSYVVRTDHPKSSGKTSISDDINKRIFTVTMTDLASCDYGNYRCVVEINGGTDFMIQRFYLSVTPGTPELYVEQQEVTGVEGGSVTVRCYYSNSGDMKWCRMGGDCVSGYSGTLHGTSVTLTRTSDANNRKALTVTMSGLKMENTDWYWCRVGELEMPVHITVSQQTATQRTSKMTSTTQDPTPQQPSASPTAEPVQTDNTSQGDEGNMEEVHQRSIDVKVLLISLGMLVVVTAGILVTWKMWRMPKDNKAKDQTTNNSVDPFPEADDDVTYSTVILQHKTQLKGQTKSAEPDDNVVYSSLALQVTTQQRAAAHQ